A genomic segment from Actinomyces lilanjuaniae encodes:
- the gdhA gene encoding NADP-specific glutamate dehydrogenase, producing the protein MHEVVEKVYERVVARNRGENEFHQAVREVLDSLGPVIAKHPRYADDGLLERLVEPERQIIFRVPWVDDAGNVQVNRGFRVEFNSALGPYKGGLRFHPSVNVGIIKFLGFEQIFKNALTAQGIGGGKGGSDFDPHGRSDAEVMRFCQSFMTELCRHIGPSTDVPAGDIGVGGREIGYLFGQYKRLRNSYDAGVLTGKGLAWGGSLVRTEATGYGAVLFAQSMLATKGDSLEGKKVVVSGSGNVAIYAIKKAQQLGAVPVTFSDSSGYVVDEAGVDLDLLQQVKEVERGRVADYVERRPGARLVARGSGGTGGSVWDVPCDVALPCATQNELDGAAAAALLRGGCGVVSEGANMPSTPEAVEAFQSAGILFAPGKAANAGGVATSALEMEQNAGRTRWSFETAEAKLADIMQDIHDSCVAAAEDYGRPGDYVLGANAAGFTRVADVMAAHGIV; encoded by the coding sequence ATGCATGAAGTTGTCGAGAAGGTCTATGAGCGGGTGGTGGCCCGCAACCGCGGGGAAAACGAGTTCCACCAGGCTGTCCGTGAGGTGCTGGACTCCCTTGGCCCGGTTATCGCCAAGCACCCCCGCTACGCTGACGACGGGCTCCTGGAGCGTCTTGTCGAGCCGGAGCGCCAGATAATCTTCCGCGTCCCGTGGGTGGACGACGCCGGCAACGTCCAGGTGAACCGCGGCTTCCGCGTCGAGTTCAACTCCGCGCTTGGTCCCTACAAGGGCGGTCTGCGGTTCCACCCCAGCGTCAACGTCGGCATCATTAAGTTCCTCGGCTTCGAGCAGATCTTCAAGAACGCCCTGACCGCCCAGGGGATCGGGGGCGGCAAGGGCGGCTCCGACTTTGACCCCCACGGCCGCTCCGACGCCGAGGTCATGCGTTTCTGCCAGTCCTTCATGACCGAGCTCTGCCGCCACATCGGCCCCAGCACCGACGTCCCTGCCGGGGACATCGGCGTGGGGGGGCGCGAGATCGGCTATCTCTTCGGCCAGTACAAGCGGCTGCGCAACTCCTACGACGCCGGCGTGCTGACCGGTAAGGGGCTGGCCTGGGGTGGGTCCCTGGTGCGTACCGAGGCCACCGGATACGGCGCCGTCCTGTTCGCCCAGTCGATGCTGGCCACCAAGGGTGACTCGCTGGAGGGCAAGAAGGTCGTTGTCTCCGGCTCGGGGAACGTGGCGATCTACGCCATCAAGAAGGCCCAGCAGCTGGGCGCGGTGCCGGTCACCTTCTCCGACTCCTCCGGCTACGTCGTTGACGAGGCCGGAGTGGATCTTGACCTGCTCCAGCAGGTCAAGGAGGTCGAGCGCGGGCGTGTGGCCGACTACGTCGAGCGCCGTCCCGGCGCCCGGCTGGTCGCTCGCGGCAGCGGGGGCACTGGCGGCTCCGTGTGGGACGTGCCCTGTGACGTCGCCCTGCCCTGCGCCACCCAGAACGAGCTCGACGGCGCGGCTGCGGCCGCCCTGCTGCGTGGCGGCTGCGGCGTGGTCTCCGAGGGTGCCAACATGCCCTCCACTCCTGAGGCCGTCGAGGCCTTCCAGTCCGCGGGCATCCTGTTTGCCCCCGGCAAGGCCGCCAACGCCGGAGGCGTAGCCACCTCCGCCCTGGAGATGGAGCAGAACGCCGGACGCACCCGCTGGAGCTTTGAGACCGCAGAGGCCAAGCTGGCCGACATCATGCAGGACATCCACGACTCCTGCGTGGCCGCCGCCGAGGACTACGGGCGTCCCGGTGACTACGTGCTGGGTGCCAACGCGGCAGGGTTCACCCGGGTCGCCGACGTCATGGCAGCCCACGGCATCGTCTGA
- a CDS encoding DeoR/GlpR family DNA-binding transcription regulator: MDASGRHRLIIEQVESVGRVVVTDLAERLDVTPETIRRDLTALDRSGALRKVHGGAVPASALALPETGVSHRERLNTAAKNAIARAALGHLDLAPGTSVLVDAGTTTGALARLLPGDRDLTVLTNSVLIAAHLASRSGLTVRMLGGHVRGLTQAAVGPEALATLSALRVDLALMGTNGISPTHGLSTPDPDEATVKAAMVGAARYVAVLADSTKIGQEHLVSFAALDDVNLIVTDADPPPALSTQLTTTGTEVLLA; encoded by the coding sequence ATGGACGCCAGCGGCAGGCATCGTCTCATTATCGAGCAGGTGGAGTCCGTCGGCCGTGTCGTCGTCACCGACCTGGCGGAGCGCCTTGACGTCACCCCCGAGACCATCCGCCGGGACCTGACCGCTCTGGACCGCTCCGGCGCGCTGCGCAAGGTCCACGGCGGAGCCGTGCCCGCCTCCGCCCTCGCCCTGCCCGAGACCGGTGTCAGCCACCGTGAGCGTCTCAACACGGCGGCCAAGAACGCGATCGCCCGGGCGGCGCTGGGGCACCTGGACCTGGCCCCGGGCACCTCGGTGCTCGTCGATGCCGGGACCACCACGGGGGCGCTGGCCCGCCTCCTGCCCGGGGACCGTGACCTGACCGTTCTCACCAACTCGGTCCTCATCGCTGCCCACCTGGCCTCCCGTAGCGGGTTGACGGTGCGGATGCTGGGCGGCCACGTACGTGGGCTGACCCAGGCTGCGGTGGGGCCTGAGGCCCTGGCGACCCTGTCCGCCCTGAGGGTCGACCTCGCGCTCATGGGGACCAACGGGATCAGCCCCACCCACGGGCTGTCCACGCCCGACCCTGACGAGGCCACGGTCAAGGCGGCCATGGTCGGTGCCGCCCGTTACGTCGCGGTCCTGGCGGACTCCACCAAGATCGGCCAGGAGCACCTGGTCTCCTTCGCCGCCCTGGACGACGTCAACCTCATTGTCACCGACGCCGACCCGCCCCCAGCACTGTCCACCCAGCTCACCACTACCGGAACAGAGGTCCTGCTCGCATGA
- a CDS encoding 1-phosphofructokinase family hexose kinase, with the protein MILTLTPNPSLDRTVTLPGPLQRGAVNRLETVTVEPGGKGVNVARVLACSGQAATALLPAAGHDPLLGAIADLALPGLTALPVSVAATARVNTAVTEPDGTTTKINEPGAGLAPQEVEAVERALLAALGGVAPGSAELSSGSGAGEPSWAVLSGSLPPGAPVDWYVRLVDLLRPLGVRIAVDTSDAPLAALAAALPGSAPDLIKPNGEELAQLAGTGATDLEEAAVAGDLAPVAAAARVLVELGVGAVMATLGPAGAVLATPEGAWHASAPEVPVVSTVGAGDSSVAGYVLADVRGGDEAQRLRTAMAYGSAAASLPGTSLPVPADLPQEPARVTPLT; encoded by the coding sequence ATGATCCTGACACTCACCCCCAACCCGTCGCTGGACCGTACCGTCACCCTGCCGGGTCCTCTCCAACGAGGCGCGGTCAACCGGCTGGAGACCGTCACCGTGGAGCCCGGCGGCAAGGGTGTCAACGTCGCGCGGGTCCTGGCCTGCTCGGGGCAGGCAGCCACAGCCCTGCTCCCGGCGGCCGGGCACGACCCGCTCCTGGGGGCCATCGCGGACCTCGCCCTGCCGGGGCTGACGGCGCTTCCCGTGAGCGTCGCCGCGACGGCCCGTGTCAACACCGCAGTCACCGAGCCTGACGGCACCACGACCAAGATCAACGAGCCCGGCGCCGGGCTGGCCCCTCAGGAGGTGGAGGCTGTTGAGCGGGCGCTCCTGGCGGCCCTGGGAGGCGTCGCCCCGGGCTCGGCAGAACTCTCCAGTGGCTCAGGTGCGGGGGAGCCGTCCTGGGCTGTCCTGTCTGGCTCGCTGCCCCCCGGCGCCCCGGTGGACTGGTACGTCCGCCTGGTGGATCTCCTGCGCCCCCTGGGGGTGCGTATCGCCGTGGACACCTCTGACGCCCCCCTGGCGGCCCTGGCCGCGGCCCTGCCGGGAAGCGCCCCCGACCTCATCAAGCCCAACGGGGAGGAGCTCGCCCAGCTGGCAGGCACCGGGGCCACCGACCTGGAGGAGGCTGCCGTCGCCGGGGACCTTGCCCCGGTGGCTGCCGCCGCGCGGGTCCTCGTGGAGCTGGGTGTCGGCGCGGTCATGGCTACCCTGGGGCCTGCCGGTGCCGTCCTGGCCACCCCTGAGGGAGCCTGGCACGCCAGCGCCCCCGAGGTGCCTGTGGTCTCTACCGTGGGGGCGGGGGACTCCTCTGTGGCCGGCTACGTGCTGGCTGACGTCCGGGGCGGGGACGAGGCACAGCGGCTGCGCACCGCCATGGCCTACGGCTCTGCCGCTGCCTCCCTGCCAGGAACCTCTCTGCCTGTTCCCGCCGACCTGCCGCAGGAGCCCGCCCGCGTGACCCCCCTGACCTAA
- a CDS encoding four-carbon acid sugar kinase family protein, whose amino-acid sequence MTKCAHPASPDRPAGSSPGPAPVGLADLTRGLPDGPPVEASTLAARLTRALVVLDDDPTGTQSVAGLPVVTRWEEADLAWALGTGAPAVYVMTNSRSLDPADAQRVNREAVTSALAASQAIGRPVTFVSRSDSTLRGHFPLEPDTIADLLEEGGTPVDGIVVSPAFPDAGRVTVHGVHYAGSPGTGFVPVGDTEFAGDATFGYRSSSLPQWVEEKTGGVVRASSVPVVDLGLLRSDEDAVVATLTALGGRQPVAVDCVEENDLRLLARALQRAEEAGSTFVYRVGPPFVRARIGQEPHPPLTASQARPGDTAPDIDAAGGLVVVGSHVGLTGRQVEALRTATGTPEVVLDVPTVLRARDRDAHVAQVASQAAAVLGEGSVVVRRGGAFVPGRDAQESLAFARAVSDAVVEVVQQVVARRCPRFVIAKGGITSSDVASRGLGIRRALVRGPMLPGIVSLWEPQDGPAAGVPYIVFAGNVGDDDSLTQVVSVLSA is encoded by the coding sequence ATGACCAAGTGTGCCCACCCAGCCAGTCCGGACCGTCCAGCCGGGTCCTCGCCCGGGCCAGCCCCGGTGGGGCTGGCGGACCTCACCCGGGGCCTGCCCGACGGGCCGCCCGTGGAGGCGTCCACGCTCGCCGCCCGGCTCACCCGTGCCCTGGTGGTCCTGGACGACGACCCCACCGGTACCCAGTCCGTCGCGGGCCTGCCCGTGGTGACCCGCTGGGAGGAGGCTGACCTCGCCTGGGCGCTGGGCACAGGGGCGCCTGCCGTCTATGTCATGACCAACTCCCGCTCCCTCGACCCGGCAGACGCCCAGCGGGTCAACCGGGAGGCAGTCACGTCCGCGCTGGCCGCCTCCCAGGCCATCGGCCGCCCAGTCACCTTTGTCTCTCGCTCCGACTCCACCCTGCGCGGCCACTTCCCCCTGGAGCCGGACACGATCGCCGACCTGCTGGAGGAGGGCGGCACGCCGGTGGACGGTATCGTCGTGTCGCCCGCCTTCCCCGACGCCGGGCGCGTCACCGTCCACGGCGTCCACTACGCGGGATCACCGGGTACCGGGTTCGTTCCCGTGGGGGACACCGAGTTCGCCGGGGACGCGACCTTTGGCTACCGCTCCTCCAGCCTGCCCCAGTGGGTGGAGGAGAAGACCGGGGGCGTGGTGAGGGCATCCTCGGTCCCGGTGGTGGACCTGGGGCTCCTGCGTAGTGACGAGGATGCTGTCGTAGCCACCCTCACGGCCCTTGGCGGGCGGCAGCCGGTGGCCGTGGACTGCGTGGAGGAGAACGACCTACGCCTGCTGGCCCGAGCCCTCCAGCGTGCCGAGGAGGCGGGTTCCACCTTCGTCTACCGGGTGGGGCCGCCCTTCGTGCGTGCCCGCATCGGCCAGGAGCCCCACCCGCCGCTGACCGCCAGCCAGGCCCGCCCCGGCGACACCGCCCCCGACATCGACGCCGCGGGCGGGCTGGTGGTCGTGGGCTCCCACGTGGGGCTCACCGGCCGCCAGGTCGAGGCCCTGCGCACTGCCACGGGCACCCCCGAGGTAGTCCTGGACGTCCCCACGGTGCTGCGTGCCCGGGACCGTGACGCCCACGTCGCCCAGGTCGCCTCCCAAGCGGCCGCCGTCCTGGGGGAGGGCAGCGTCGTGGTGCGCCGTGGCGGGGCATTCGTGCCCGGCCGCGACGCGCAGGAGTCCCTGGCCTTCGCCCGGGCCGTCTCCGACGCCGTGGTCGAGGTGGTCCAGCAGGTGGTGGCCCGGCGCTGCCCGCGCTTCGTCATCGCCAAGGGCGGCATCACCTCCTCCGACGTGGCCAGCCGCGGCCTGGGTATCCGCCGGGCGCTGGTGCGCGGCCCGATGCTGCCCGGCATCGTCTCCCTGTGGGAGCCCCAGGACGGTCCCGCCGCAGGCGTGCCCTACATCGTCTTTGCCGGCAACGTGGGCGACGACGACTCCCTAACCCAGGTCGTCTCCGTCCTGAGCGCCTGA
- a CDS encoding NAD(P)-dependent oxidoreductase: MTLPAPPPGTAAGGGPAPSATASAGVPDRTAVAVLGLGAMGLPMATHLSTSRDAGGAGLDVRGYDLSQARLDLATTAGVSPAPSAADAARGADVVLVAVRDQDQLDELLFGEPAVAASMSPGAVVVLTSTVGEQGARAVAARLCQAGVGLVDAPVSGGPKRAGAGDLLVVVGADDQAWEAAHDVLEAMSSTLVRVGREPGSGQAMKTVNQLLCGVHIAAAAEALALARALGLDPRAALEALMAGAASSFMLGDRGPRMLQALQACETERDDGARDPREAEGVEVRSRLDIFVKDMGIVTAAARGAGLPTPVAAAAEQLYLQGASRGLAARDDSSVITVLAPCPGSGRR, from the coding sequence ATGACCCTACCCGCTCCGCCTCCCGGTACTGCTGCTGGTGGCGGTCCAGCGCCTAGCGCCACCGCCTCCGCAGGCGTTCCGGACCGTACCGCCGTCGCTGTCCTGGGCCTGGGTGCCATGGGACTGCCCATGGCCACCCACCTCAGTACGTCCCGTGACGCAGGTGGGGCGGGCCTGGACGTGCGCGGCTACGACCTTTCCCAGGCACGTCTTGACCTGGCGACCACGGCCGGCGTCAGCCCCGCCCCCAGCGCGGCCGACGCCGCCCGTGGTGCCGACGTGGTCCTGGTTGCCGTGCGCGACCAGGACCAGCTTGACGAGCTGCTCTTCGGTGAGCCCGCCGTCGCCGCGAGCATGAGCCCGGGCGCCGTCGTCGTCCTGACCTCTACGGTCGGTGAGCAGGGCGCGCGCGCCGTGGCCGCCCGGCTCTGCCAGGCGGGGGTCGGGCTCGTGGACGCCCCCGTCTCCGGAGGGCCGAAGCGCGCCGGGGCGGGGGACCTGCTTGTCGTTGTCGGTGCTGACGACCAGGCCTGGGAGGCTGCCCATGACGTCCTGGAGGCCATGAGCTCCACGCTGGTGCGGGTGGGGCGCGAGCCCGGCTCCGGCCAGGCCATGAAGACCGTCAACCAGCTCTTGTGCGGGGTACATATCGCCGCCGCCGCGGAGGCCCTTGCCCTGGCCCGGGCGCTGGGGCTGGACCCCCGGGCCGCGCTGGAGGCCCTCATGGCCGGTGCTGCCAGCTCCTTCATGCTGGGCGACCGGGGACCCCGCATGCTCCAGGCCCTCCAGGCCTGCGAGACTGAGAGGGACGACGGGGCCCGGGATCCCCGGGAGGCCGAGGGCGTCGAGGTCCGCTCCCGCCTGGACATCTTTGTCAAGGACATGGGGATCGTCACTGCGGCCGCCCGGGGCGCGGGCCTGCCCACCCCGGTGGCCGCCGCCGCCGAGCAGCTCTACCTCCAGGGAGCCAGCCGGGGCCTGGCGGCCCGGGACGACTCCTCGGTCATTACCGTGCTCGCCCCCTGCCCGGGGTCGGGCCGGCGGTGA
- a CDS encoding GntP family transporter, whose product MSVPVLLLLAVAAIVVLLLLVIRVRMSAFVAMLLVSVVLALATRVPVGDIAQTMTDGMGATLGSVAMVVGLGAMLGRVVEAAGGAEVLADRFTRVLGRHRVAVAVTAAAFVLGIPIFFDVGFIILAPIVFGFAHVTGMRPLTIGLPVAATLMALHVVVPPHPGPVAAAASLGTDIGVLVLVSLPVCAVVSAVSYLASRRLGLEKVETGEGPLGSARQVAEETYTPGGAVPRAHGTGPGTVVLLIIAPIAQIMVGTVGQMVATEGGTAHAVLGFVGSSPLALLTAVVLAYLVVGHQQRWSLERRGQVLDSALPDVATIVFVTGAGGVFAAVLVASGIGEALAQALVAAHLPVLLSAFVISLAIRASQGSATVAILTAGGLLSDAVAQGGYSTLQVALIQMAVGFGALCVSHVNDSGFWIVTKYMGLSVADGLRTWTVLSTVAGTTGFLVTAALWAVV is encoded by the coding sequence ATGTCAGTTCCTGTCCTGCTCCTGCTGGCTGTTGCCGCCATCGTCGTCCTGCTCCTGCTGGTTATCCGGGTCAGGATGTCCGCCTTCGTGGCAATGCTGCTGGTCTCGGTCGTCCTGGCGCTGGCGACCCGGGTACCCGTGGGCGACATCGCCCAGACCATGACCGACGGCATGGGGGCGACCCTGGGGTCGGTGGCCATGGTCGTCGGCCTGGGGGCCATGCTGGGACGCGTCGTCGAGGCGGCCGGGGGCGCCGAGGTCCTGGCTGATCGCTTCACCCGGGTGCTGGGGCGTCACCGGGTGGCTGTGGCCGTGACAGCGGCGGCCTTTGTCCTGGGCATCCCGATCTTCTTCGACGTGGGCTTTATCATCCTGGCTCCCATTGTCTTCGGCTTCGCTCACGTCACCGGGATGAGGCCCCTGACCATCGGGCTGCCGGTGGCAGCGACCCTCATGGCCCTCCATGTCGTGGTCCCGCCCCACCCTGGACCCGTGGCCGCCGCAGCCTCCCTGGGGACCGACATCGGCGTCCTGGTGCTGGTCTCCCTGCCTGTGTGCGCTGTGGTGAGCGCGGTCTCCTACCTGGCCTCCAGGCGACTGGGGCTGGAGAAGGTCGAGACCGGTGAGGGGCCGCTGGGCTCTGCCAGGCAGGTTGCTGAGGAGACCTACACCCCTGGCGGGGCCGTCCCCCGTGCCCACGGCACCGGCCCAGGTACCGTGGTGCTGCTCATTATCGCGCCGATAGCCCAGATCATGGTGGGCACGGTCGGGCAGATGGTTGCCACCGAGGGCGGCACTGCTCACGCCGTGCTCGGCTTCGTCGGCTCCTCGCCTCTGGCCCTGCTGACTGCTGTCGTGCTGGCCTACCTCGTCGTCGGCCACCAGCAGCGCTGGTCCCTGGAGCGGCGGGGGCAGGTCCTGGACTCGGCACTGCCCGACGTGGCCACCATCGTCTTCGTCACCGGGGCGGGAGGCGTGTTCGCTGCCGTGCTCGTGGCCAGCGGCATCGGCGAGGCCCTGGCCCAGGCCCTGGTCGCCGCCCACCTGCCCGTGCTGCTGAGCGCCTTCGTCATCTCCCTGGCGATACGCGCCTCTCAGGGCTCGGCGACCGTCGCCATCCTCACCGCCGGGGGCCTGCTCAGCGATGCCGTGGCCCAGGGCGGGTACTCCACGCTCCAGGTCGCCCTTATCCAGATGGCTGTGGGCTTTGGCGCCCTGTGCGTGTCCCACGTCAACGACTCCGGCTTCTGGATCGTCACCAAGTACATGGGCCTGTCAGTGGCCGACGGCCTGCGGACGTGGACGGTGCTGTCCACAGTGGCCGGTACGACGGGGTTCCTGGTCACAGCCGCCCTGTGGGCGGTGGTGTGA